The genomic region TCTTCAGTCCACAGACCTTTTTTCTCCAGATATTTAGCGAAACGTGCGATAGGATCTTTAGCAGACCATTCTGCCTCTTCTTCTTTTGTACGATACTTGGAAGCATCATCCGAAAGGGAGTGAGGACGGAAACGGTATGTTACTGCTTCGATCAATGTTGCGCCTTCTCCGTTACGTCCACGCTCAGCAGCTTCCTGAACAGCTTTGATAACAGCGAAGATGTCCATACCGTCAACTTTAACACCTTTGATACCTGCTGCTACCGCTTTGTGAGCGATGGACAGAGCTGCTGTTTGTTTAGCAAAAGGAGTTGTGATGGCATAACCATTGTTTTGTACGAAGAAGATAACAGGCAGTTTGTATACACCAGCGTAGTTCAGACCTTCATAGAAGTCACCTTCAGAAGAACCGCCATCACCTGTGTACGTGATAACAACTTGTTTTTGTTTCTTCAATTTGTAACCCATAGCGATACCCATTGCGTGCAGAATTTGTGCACCAATGATGATTTGTGGCATCAATACATTAACGCCATCTGGAATTTGTCCACCATGTTGGTGTCCACGGGAGTACAGGAATGCTTGATAAAGAGGAAGTCCATGCCATACGAGTTGCGGAATGTCACGATAGCCAGGACATACAAAGTCTTCTTTTTCAATTGCAAATTCACTACCAACCATTGTAGCTTCTTGACCAGATACTGGAGCATAGAAACCAAGACGACCTTGACGGCCCAGGTTTACTGCACGGTCATCCCAAGTACGGGTAAATACCATGCGGTACATAATTTCTTTTAATTGATCATCGGAAAGTGTAGGCATCATGTCTTTGTTAACAATTTCGCCGTCAGGAGACAGCACGGACAGAGCTTCTACATCCTCTGTATACACTTCATAAGGAACCTTGCTCATTTTTTTCTTCACCTCAACAAAAAATTTGAATATCAAGTTCCGCTGTTATAATATTATTATACACCTGTTTCACTCCATACGTCAAAGAAATCCGTAATTTTTTTATGTTTCCTGCCGGATTGTATGTATAACAGGGGTTTAATATTGGTATAACAGCATAATACATGATTGCGTGTTTGACCTAACCCCGCACAAGGGTAATCTTACCGTATTGCGCGGTCGAATGCAAAAAATTAACCGAGAAAGGTGACGTTTTATGACGGATTCCCGCTATTTGAAACGCACGATTGTGAAGGAAGAGATTGAAAGTCGCTATCTCGGAGAGAAACGAACACTCCGTATTTACCTTCCTCCGGGCTATAACGAATTGCTCAGCTACCCTGTCGTTTATTGTCAGGATGGCGAAGAATTTTTCAATTTCGGGCGAATTGCTACAACAGCTAACCGAATTATTCTGGACGAAGGAGCCGAACCTTTCATTATTGTAGGGGTTCAGGTGGATGTGTCTGTGAGAACACAGGAATATGCTCCATTTGGAGATCGATTCAAGGCATATACCGCTTGCTTCGCTGAAGAGATTATTCCCTATATAGAAGAGAAATATCCTGTACGTCGTTCCCCGCAGGAACGCATTCTTGCCGGAGACTCGCTTGGTGGTAGTGTTTCGCTTCACCTTGCTCTGTTATATCCGGACCTGTTTACACGTGTCATCAGCATGTCTGGCGCCTTCTACTCCGCTTCTCAGGAAATCTATGCCGCAGCCGAAGATCTCTCTTGGCTCTCAATATGGATGATCGTTGGTTTGCAGGAGACTGCCTTCGCAGCAGACACAGGTACGTATGATTTTGTCCAACTGAATCGCGATACCCGTGATTTGCTGGAAAAACGAGGTGCTCTCGTCTCCTACCAGGAGAAAGACGGGAATCACCAATGGGGTTTTTGGCAAAATGAATTGCCGGAAGCATTGCTTTATTTTCTACAAGAAAGATAAACTGGGATACAGCAACAGGCGGCTGAAATGCCGCTTTTGTTCCCCACTCTAATGATACCGCTTACAATTGTAACCTGAAAAAGAAGCAGGATATCCTGCTTGAGTACTCGCTCCTGCTTCTTTGTCCGGCTACAAGTTAAGTATGAGTTTGGGTTTATTACTAAGCTAATGAATGTTCCGCTTCAATTTTTCTCAACAAAACATCGCAGCCTGCATTAACCAACTCGTACACCTCTTCAAAATTGCCTGTATGATACGGGTCTGGTACTTCTCTAAGCTTCTCATTCGGAAGCATGTCCATGAACTTGATGATGTCCGCCTCAGCTCCGCCTGGAACGTTGCGCACATTATCTGCATTAGAATTGTCCATACATACAATATAATCAAACTGAGTAAAGTCTTCGCTGGCGAATTGTCTCGCTACCATGTTGGCATAAGAAATCTGGTATGAATCCAGCAATTTCCGAGTCCCTTCATGCGGAGGTTTACCAATGTGCCAGTCCCCTGTACCTGCTGAGTCCACACGAATCTGATGTTCAAGCCCCTTCTCCAGGACTTTGTTACGCAGGACTGCTTCAGCCATTGGTGATCTACATATATTACCTAGACATACAAACAAAACATGAATCATATTAATCCCCCTTACTTAGCGTACCTTGAAGTACCGACGGTGTTGGCTGTGTCACGATGCTCTCTGGCTGAGGATTGACGTTCCCTGTCTCCGATGGCACCAACGAACGACGTGGTAGCTTCCATTTATAATGTACAGAACACATCCGGAAGAACACCACAGCCGCGAAACAAAGTAATAGCCCAACATTCGTTGTTAACCAACCCATACCTATGACAAAGCCAGCTGTCATTGCCCATACAGCATAAATTTCATCACGCAATACAAGCGGTTTACGTCCAGCGAGCACATCACGAATAACGCCTCCACCAATACCGGTCATTACTGCTGCAACGATAACTGCGCTAATGGGATGTCCCA from Paenibacillus sp. FSL R5-0341 harbors:
- the pdhA gene encoding pyruvate dehydrogenase (acetyl-transferring) E1 component subunit alpha encodes the protein MSKVPYEVYTEDVEALSVLSPDGEIVNKDMMPTLSDDQLKEIMYRMVFTRTWDDRAVNLGRQGRLGFYAPVSGQEATMVGSEFAIEKEDFVCPGYRDIPQLVWHGLPLYQAFLYSRGHQHGGQIPDGVNVLMPQIIIGAQILHAMGIAMGYKLKKQKQVVITYTGDGGSSEGDFYEGLNYAGVYKLPVIFFVQNNGYAITTPFAKQTAALSIAHKAVAAGIKGVKVDGMDIFAVIKAVQEAAERGRNGEGATLIEAVTYRFRPHSLSDDASKYRTKEEEAEWSAKDPIARFAKYLEKKGLWTEEDTARVKEEAKAKVNEEIKKAEKTEKMTISGLIDSMFEQTPKHLEEQKADFQ
- a CDS encoding alpha/beta hydrolase-fold protein; amino-acid sequence: MTDSRYLKRTIVKEEIESRYLGEKRTLRIYLPPGYNELLSYPVVYCQDGEEFFNFGRIATTANRIILDEGAEPFIIVGVQVDVSVRTQEYAPFGDRFKAYTACFAEEIIPYIEEKYPVRRSPQERILAGDSLGGSVSLHLALLYPDLFTRVISMSGAFYSASQEIYAAAEDLSWLSIWMIVGLQETAFAADTGTYDFVQLNRDTRDLLEKRGALVSYQEKDGNHQWGFWQNELPEALLYFLQER
- a CDS encoding low molecular weight protein-tyrosine-phosphatase, translated to MIHVLFVCLGNICRSPMAEAVLRNKVLEKGLEHQIRVDSAGTGDWHIGKPPHEGTRKLLDSYQISYANMVARQFASEDFTQFDYIVCMDNSNADNVRNVPGGAEADIIKFMDMLPNEKLREVPDPYHTGNFEEVYELVNAGCDVLLRKIEAEHSLA
- a CDS encoding trimeric intracellular cation channel family protein — protein: MDLHIFEVFSIIGTIAFAMSGAFVAMEEEYDILGVLVLGLVTAFGGGIIRNVLIGIPVTTLWSQGSLIMLALVSVAIAFVLPLKWIGHWKRTEALFDAIGLAAFAIQGALYAANMGHPISAVIVAAVMTGIGGGVIRDVLAGRKPLVLRDEIYAVWAMTAGFVIGMGWLTTNVGLLLCFAAVVFFRMCSVHYKWKLPRRSLVPSETGNVNPQPESIVTQPTPSVLQGTLSKGD